The proteins below are encoded in one region of Aquisphaera giovannonii:
- a CDS encoding amidase, whose protein sequence is MNAFKDEDEGIRGIGRAIREGRMSCEEAVQACLDRIDERDDSIRAWVAVDREGALARARDLDAELRAGRDLGPLHGIPLGIKDIIDVRGLPTRCGSPRPSDRPAEADARIVARLREAGAVILGKTVTTPFAWIDPPPTRNPWDLSRTPGGSSSGSAAAVAAGMCLGAIGTQTGGSITRPASFCGVAGMKPTYGRLPVDGILPLAPSLDHPGPIADDVAGLRVLFEAMCPPEDLGEFVPSLRPKLDETPPRLGRLAGFFDDRADADLRWATGAYLRWFEAWDGATVIELEPSDVFEAILKHHRTILAAEAYAVHRERFSLLPEAYPPRIAELIQEGERIRSKDVEAALDARPGLVARFLELFEGDDAPDALIAPATTEYPPDPSTTGDPAFNSPWSYLGFPAVSFPIGRSESGLPLAVQLIDGPGTDLGLLELAEWCEWKNQDAYRRFRDTDDG, encoded by the coding sequence TCGGCCGTGCGATCCGCGAGGGCCGCATGTCGTGCGAGGAGGCCGTCCAGGCCTGCCTGGATCGCATCGACGAGAGGGACGACTCGATCCGGGCCTGGGTCGCGGTCGATCGCGAGGGGGCGCTCGCCCGCGCGAGGGACCTCGACGCGGAGCTCCGGGCCGGGCGAGACCTCGGGCCGCTGCACGGCATCCCGCTGGGGATCAAGGACATCATCGACGTCCGCGGCCTGCCCACACGCTGCGGCTCGCCCCGCCCGTCCGACCGCCCCGCCGAGGCCGACGCCCGGATCGTCGCCCGGCTCCGCGAGGCCGGCGCGGTGATCCTCGGGAAGACCGTCACGACGCCCTTCGCCTGGATCGATCCCCCGCCGACTCGCAACCCGTGGGACCTCTCGCGGACGCCGGGCGGATCGTCGAGCGGCTCGGCGGCCGCCGTGGCCGCCGGCATGTGCCTGGGCGCGATCGGGACGCAGACTGGCGGCTCGATCACGAGGCCGGCCTCCTTCTGCGGCGTGGCCGGGATGAAGCCCACCTACGGCCGGCTCCCCGTCGACGGGATCCTGCCGCTGGCCCCGAGCCTGGACCATCCCGGGCCGATCGCCGACGACGTCGCCGGCCTGCGCGTCCTCTTCGAGGCGATGTGCCCTCCGGAAGACCTCGGCGAGTTCGTGCCGAGCCTGCGGCCGAAGCTGGACGAGACTCCACCCCGCCTCGGCCGACTGGCCGGGTTCTTCGACGATCGCGCCGACGCGGACCTGAGGTGGGCCACGGGGGCGTATCTGAGGTGGTTCGAAGCGTGGGACGGCGCGACGGTGATCGAGCTGGAGCCGTCCGACGTATTCGAAGCGATCCTGAAGCACCATCGCACCATCCTTGCGGCGGAGGCGTACGCCGTGCACCGCGAGCGTTTCTCGCTCCTCCCGGAGGCGTACCCGCCCCGCATCGCCGAGTTGATCCAGGAAGGTGAACGGATCCGGAGTAAGGACGTCGAGGCCGCCCTGGATGCCCGGCCGGGGCTCGTCGCGAGGTTTCTGGAGCTATTCGAGGGCGACGACGCCCCGGACGCCCTGATCGCGCCGGCGACGACGGAATACCCCCCGGATCCGTCCACGACCGGCGATCCCGCGTTCAATAGCCCGTGGAGTTATCTCGGGTTCCCCGCCGTGAGCTTTCCCATCGGTCGATCCGAGAGCGGGCTGCCACTCGCCGTCCAGTTGATTGACGGGCCGGGTACCGATCTCGGCCTGCTGGAACTGGCGGAATGGTGTGAGTGGAAGAATCAGGATGCGTACCGACGCTTCAGGGATACCGACGATGGTTGA
- a CDS encoding GTP-binding protein: protein MVDSQAASADAEDASPSPVASTEADEVERARDSLEATLAELRLTPEEAKALAPEIDQLRELTRKLDEATIEIAAFGMVSRGKSSVLNALLGREVFQVGATHGTTTGRGAQRWEEGARGASGLDRARLVLVDTPGIDEVGGEVRETLAREVARTADLILFVVSGDMQRREVQALSELRAHQKPIILVFNQIDRYPEADRESIHAKLEDERVKGLIRPEDIVLTAARPDPARVKVRDPDGTSRVIWERPAPVIDPLKERILDVLEREGKALVALNTLLLAGDLHEEIVGRKVRIRDEAANRIIWNYAIAKGLAVGINPIPVADLAGGVAVDVAMIVALSRVYGIPLTKSSAAKLVRDMTVALGAVGLVQVGLRLVRSGVKSAMAGLTVMTGGLAGPLTALGYTALGVSQGAAAASASYVIGQGAKTYLRQGCQWGPKGIKTVINQILVDAKNDSVVQRLREDLKMRLKGR, encoded by the coding sequence ATGGTTGATTCGCAGGCCGCGTCCGCGGATGCCGAGGATGCAAGCCCCTCGCCCGTCGCATCGACGGAAGCCGACGAGGTGGAGCGTGCGCGGGACAGCCTGGAGGCCACCCTCGCCGAGCTCCGGCTCACGCCCGAGGAGGCGAAGGCGCTCGCCCCGGAGATCGACCAGCTCCGCGAGCTGACGAGGAAGCTCGACGAGGCGACGATCGAGATCGCCGCGTTCGGCATGGTCAGCCGCGGCAAGTCGTCCGTCCTGAACGCCCTGCTGGGCCGCGAGGTCTTCCAGGTCGGGGCCACCCACGGCACGACCACCGGCCGCGGGGCCCAGCGGTGGGAGGAAGGGGCGCGGGGGGCTTCCGGACTCGACCGGGCGCGGCTCGTGCTCGTGGACACGCCGGGCATCGACGAGGTCGGCGGCGAGGTCCGCGAGACGCTCGCCCGCGAGGTGGCCAGGACCGCCGACCTGATCCTCTTCGTCGTCTCCGGCGACATGCAGCGGCGGGAGGTCCAGGCGCTCTCCGAGCTGAGGGCGCACCAGAAGCCGATCATCCTGGTCTTCAACCAGATCGACCGCTATCCCGAGGCCGACCGCGAGTCGATCCACGCGAAGCTCGAGGACGAGCGGGTGAAGGGCCTGATCCGTCCCGAGGACATCGTCCTGACGGCGGCCCGGCCCGACCCGGCCCGGGTGAAGGTCCGCGACCCGGACGGCACCTCCCGGGTCATCTGGGAGCGCCCCGCGCCGGTCATCGATCCGCTCAAGGAGCGGATCCTGGACGTCCTGGAGCGAGAGGGGAAGGCCCTCGTCGCGCTCAACACGCTGCTCCTGGCCGGCGACCTGCACGAGGAGATCGTCGGCCGGAAGGTGCGGATCCGGGACGAGGCGGCGAACCGGATCATCTGGAACTACGCGATCGCCAAGGGGCTGGCGGTGGGGATCAATCCGATCCCGGTCGCCGACCTCGCGGGCGGCGTCGCCGTGGACGTGGCGATGATCGTGGCCCTGAGCCGAGTCTACGGCATCCCTCTGACGAAGTCCTCCGCGGCGAAGCTCGTCCGCGACATGACCGTGGCGCTGGGCGCGGTCGGGCTCGTGCAGGTGGGCCTGCGCCTCGTCCGCAGCGGCGTCAAGTCGGCCATGGCCGGCCTGACCGTGATGACCGGCGGCCTCGCCGGCCCGCTCACGGCGCTCGGCTACACGGCGCTCGGGGTCTCGCAGGGGGCGGCGGCCGCCTCCGCATCCTACGTGATCGGGCAGGGGGCCAAGACCTACCTCCGGCAGGGGTGCCAGTGGGGCCCGAAGGGGATCAAGACCGTCATCAACCAGATCCTCGTGGACGCCAAGAACGACTCGGTCGTCCAGCGCCTCCGCGAGGACCTCAAGATGCGGCTCAAGGGGCGATGA